From Pseudoalteromonas ulvae UL12, the proteins below share one genomic window:
- a CDS encoding thioesterase II family protein, which yields MSNKWFIKPRNNNNVTLRLFCFPYAGGNASTYVKWSNDLPEHIELVLIQPPGRANRLAEPAFDNMDALVESLQEAITPYLDKPYVFFGHSLGSRTAYELTKRLQIRGENLPQYLIASGSAAAHLPRTQNNSWNKSDAEFVALIKSIKGTPEAFFLNPEMMNLLLPMLRADFKVSEQYHSDVIKLACSIWVLAGTEDDISVTELNAWQDLTNAKCSIEYVAGDHFFIDKNSAAVLKKVNTILADITVM from the coding sequence ATGAGTAATAAATGGTTCATTAAACCAAGAAATAATAATAACGTGACATTACGGCTGTTTTGTTTTCCTTATGCCGGAGGTAATGCATCGACCTATGTTAAATGGAGCAATGATTTACCAGAGCATATAGAGTTAGTGTTGATCCAGCCACCCGGTCGAGCTAATCGGCTAGCAGAGCCCGCTTTTGATAACATGGATGCGTTGGTTGAGAGTTTACAAGAGGCGATAACTCCCTATTTGGATAAGCCCTATGTCTTTTTCGGCCATAGTTTAGGTAGTAGAACAGCCTATGAATTGACAAAACGATTACAAATCCGTGGTGAAAATCTCCCGCAATATTTAATTGCTTCTGGCAGTGCAGCTGCGCATTTACCACGAACGCAAAATAACAGCTGGAATAAATCTGATGCTGAATTTGTTGCATTAATAAAATCTATAAAGGGTACGCCAGAAGCCTTTTTTTTAAATCCAGAAATGATGAATTTATTGCTACCTATGCTAAGAGCTGACTTTAAAGTGTCGGAACAGTACCATTCTGATGTGATAAAGTTAGCCTGCTCAATTTGGGTTTTAGCTGGAACTGAGGATGATATTAGCGTTACAGAATTAAATGCATGGCAAGATTTAACAAACGCCAAGTGTAGTATTGAGTATGTCGCTGGCGATCATTTTTTTATAGATAAAAATTCAGCAGCCGTTCTTAAAAAAGTCAATACAATCCTTGCGGATATAACCGTCATGTAG